TTGTGTGGATTGGACATTGAGCGGGTTGAAGGTAAAGGCGCCTGATGAAGCCGCAATACTTTTTGTGATGGAATTCCAACTGACGCCGCCGTCTACCGAATATTCCACCTTTACATTTTCCACCCCGTCCGCGACCCAGGTGACAGTATTGTTCTTCCCGGCGCTCCAGACCTCACCACCATTTGGAGCAGTCACCGTGATATAGGGGCGAAGAATCGTGAAAACACCGTCTCCGGTGTCAGTACGGGCGGGTGTGGAAGGATCGGTTACTTTCACCAGACAGGCGGCTGATTCGGTCGCCGGAATTGTCCAGGGCCAGGAGCCGTTTGCCGCATCAACGGTGTCGGTGACCGTTTTCCAGGTCTTGCCGCTGTCAGTAGAATATTCGATGCGTACGGTTTTCACTCCGACCGAAACCCAGGTGACAGCATGGGAGGTTCCGGTGGCCCATTTTTCACCGCCGTTCGGCGCGGTCACTTTCACGAAGGGCGGAGAGATGGTGAATTCGTTGTTTCCTGTGTCGGTTACCTTGTAATTGGAGGTGTCGACCAGACGCACCAGGCAGTGAAAAGACTGAATCTGGGGAGTAGTCCAGATGTATGATTTCAGGGAAGCATCCACATTATCGGCCAGTAACTTCCAATTTAGCCCGGCATCGGTAGAGTATTCAATCTTTAAACGACTCACGTCTTTGCTGACCCAGGCGATTTCCTGAGCGCTGCCCGCCTCCCAAAGTTCGCCGCCGTTGGGGGAAACAACGGTGACAAAAGGGCCCGTCTGGTAAGAAAAACTGGTAACTCCCCCGCCCCGGGTTCCAAACCATTTCACATTGTCCAAGTCGACTGCTATTCTCCATACGTTATTATTCAACTCGCTGTTGGATGCGTTATAAGATTTCCACTCGACCCCGTCAAAGCTCGCTGCACCTCCTGAATAACCAAACCATTTTACACCCATCCGGTCAATGGCAACTGATTGAACGTTCTGACCCTTCAGAAAATCATACGTAGTCCACTTTGTTCCGTCAAAGGTGGTTATCCCACCCGATGTGGAAAACCATTTCTTTCCATCAGAATCGATCGCTATTCCGAGAACATAATCGCCGGCAAGGCCGTCGCTTTTATGATATCGGTTCCATGTAATACCATCGAAATGGGAAACGCCCCCTTCAGCAAAATTATATCCGACCCAAAGAGAGTTATCTCGGTCGATTCCCAGTATCTCTCCATGAGGTACTGCCCCATACGTTTTCCATATCGTTCCATTCAAGCTTGCCACACCGCCATGCCATGTAGTGATCCATAATACATTATTATGGTCGACAATAAGATCGCGAATGTCGTTATCGGGTAAAGGACTATTGTCTTTCGTGTAGTTTATCCATGTTTTTCCATCGAATTTCGACAATCCATTCCATGTATTTCCAATCCATACAATCCCATTTTTATCCACTGCAATTGCATAGATATTATCACTTGCGATTCCACTGTTTTTCGTGGTGTAATTAATCCAGGAAATACCGTTATAATATGATACCCCACCACTCCCTGACCACGCCTGTCCGGTACCAATCCAAATCCCGCCCCGTGGATCATCTGTTACTGTCCAAATATAGTTGCTTCCGATTCCGTCACCGGCCAAATATGTTGTCCATAGAGCAGTTGAGGGAATAATTGAGAAAGTTATATCACTTACATCGAAGAAAGCAGAATTTAAGGCATCCGAAATACGTATCATACATTTCGTGGACGATAGTCTGGGTATTTTCCAATTAACGGATCCGGCTGAAGAATTCACACTTGAAATAATTACACTCCAGCTTGAACCTCCATCAGAAGAGAACTCGATCACCACGTTTAAAACACCTTTTGATGAGTTCCATGTGATCGGGTGGTCGTTTCCGCTTTCCCAAACCTCGCCGCCATTGGGAGAGATCACCTGAATAAAGCTGGCCATGAGTTTGAACGTTCCGTCGCTCATATCGGTGAGGGATGGATTGGAGGCGTCGCTGATGCGCACCAGGCAATCGGAGGAGACCTTGTCCGGCGCTATCCAAGTGTAACTGCCTGTAGAAGTCGGAGTAGAGGCGACAATAAGGTTCCAGGTGCTTCCTTTGTCGGTGGAGTATTCAATTTTGACTGCATCGACGCCGAAGGATGACCAGGTGATTTTTTGCTGGATTTTGGCCTCCCAGACTTCTCCGCCGTTGGGAGAAATTACTTTCAGAGTAGGAGGGGTGATGGTGAACGCCCCATAACTTGTCCCCTGAATTTTGCTGTCGGCGGTGCTGGTGATACGTACCAGGCAGGCGGAGGACTGGATTCCTGCAGGAGTCCATGAATACGATCCCAGTGTGGCGTCTACATTGTCGACGAGGGTTTTCCAGGAAACACCGGTATCGGTCGAATATTCGATTTTTACAGTTTTTACATCTTTCGCTATCCAGGTGATAGTATGAACGGAAGCGGTTCCCCAGACCTCGCCACCTGCGGGGGAGGAAACCCAGATATAGGAGCCCGATGTGCTTATTATTCCTTTGAATGAATCCTCGGCGACAAACCAGAATCCGGCTGGAATGGTATAACTTCTACCGTCCGAACCCAGGACGCCGTTCTGTGTGGTATAGATGCCGTCGTACGGGGAACCGTAATCGATGATATCGGTGCCGTATTTCTGGCCGGCCATATCTCCGCCGTACGACTTATACCCGATACCGGTGCCGTCCGGGGCATAGAGACCGAATGACTGTGCACCCAAATCAAAACAGGGAAAGATAGAGAAAAGGTTGTCGTCCGGGGAAAGACTGTATTTATAAGGCCCGACGTTGTAATCGTTGCAGACCCACGGTTTTTTGGAGGTGGTCTCAAAATTATGGTCGCCGACATAATCCCCGTTACGGTTCACCCAGAGAATGGCGTCATCAGCTGACTGGTAATAGGGATCTATAACCTGATTCACACAGGATTGATGAGAACCGCCAAAAAGAACATTCTTCCGGAACTGCAGGGTAAAAGGGCCGCCGGTGTACTGTCCGCCGACTTGCGAAGTCCCTTCGGTCAGGTTGACCCACCAGGGGGATAAATCAAGACGTTTGATTTCCGTTCCATTATTTACATTCAAATAAATAAGCTGTGATTCCTTTCCCGTATTAGACATGTCGGCGTTCACACAGAAAAGATAATCTTTCCCGTCGCTGACCACCCCGGGACCGAAATCCCAGCCGGCCGGAGATGCCACGGTGTAGGTGTATTCTCCATTGGCGCCCCAGTCTGTCCTCAGAACCGCAGTACTGTTGGGAACCCAGGTCCATGCTCTGACAACCTTGGTCTTGGTGTCGCCCTTAAGCCAGCAATGGAAAAACTTTGTCTGATCGGTGGGCAGGAAAGCCAAGCCTCCGACATCAGTCCATCCCATGTCATTGCAGGTCTCAACGAGAGCGGCATCTTCAGGATCGTTCCCGACGACCCATTTTTTTAGGGTATGCTTAAAAGCAGTGACAGCAGTTCCGCGGTTTTGGTCGCTCATATACAGAACAGGCCTGGCCAGCGCAATACCTTTGGCATCTTTTTCCAGAATAGTTCTGAAACTCCAGGGTTCGGGCCTCAGAAACTGGGTCATCTTGACCTTGGGGCTGATATTGTCGAATCCCCAGAGATAGTAGGTATATTCGCCGGGAGGCGCTGTCCCGCCTGCCTTGTCCTTTCCATTCCAGGTGATGCTGGTTGAGCCGGGGCTGAACTGGTACGGTGTGGAGACATAGATACAGGTATCGATACCATTGACATAGTGCCAGCCGAGGTAACCGTTCCTGGTATTCTTGATCGCGGCGGCTTTCCCACGGGTGAATACCAGGAAGGTGACATTGGCGGGGGTTCCAGTTACTGTCACCGGGACAGAGAGGTTTTTCCCGTCGAATGTATAGGGAATGATGGCCGGCCCGTTGATTTTCAGAACGGCGGGGCCGAACGGAGCAGCATCAGCCGACATCGTCGGGGAAATGAATAGGAGTAACAGCCAGAGTATTCGCTTCATGATTCCGTCTCCTTATGAAAAAAACAAGGTGCAAAATTTCAAGATGATGATAGAAATTTCTGACATGATTAACAAGATTGACAAGATATTAAATCCTGTAAATCCTGTCTAAAAAGATTTTTAAAGTTTTTTTCTTATTTGAGAAGCAGCATTTTGATGGTCTTCGCCTCTTTTTCGGTGTGAACGTGACAGAGATACACTCCAGCAGAGAACCGGGCGGCGTTCCAGGCGACCATATGACGGCCTGCGTTGAGTCTCACGTCGAGGATGCTGTCCACCCGCTGACCAGCGAGGTTATACACATTCACTGCGACCTGACCCTCACGGGGAAGGGTAAAGGTGATCGTGGTTTTCGGATTGAAAGGATTGGGAGTGTTCTGGAAGACGGCGAATGCAAGGGGGGTTGTATCTCCCGCCGAGGAGACAGTGGAAGTTACAGTGAATAAAGAGTCGCTCTTGTCGGAGACCGCTACGTTCGTCTGATCGGAAACCCGTACCAGGCAGGACGAAGATGTCATGTTAGTAGAGAAACTAAAGCTGCCGTAGTACGCTTCGTAAAAGCTGATAATTTGTATCCAGCTTGCCCCGCCATCGGTCGAGAACTCCAGTTTTACCTTATCTACACCTTCCGAATCCCAGGTAATGGGGTAATTCTTTCCGACATTCCAAATCTCCCCTCCATTGGGCGCTTTGATGGTTATAAAAGGGTGGACGATAGTAAAGAAACTATCTGTTGTGTCGGTACGGGAAGCGGAGGCCATATCGGTTGCACGGATCAGGCAGGAAGTAGATTCAATGTCAGGAATTTTCCATAAAAACGATCCTCTCGGAGCATCGATATCAATTGCCTTTTGCCATGTCTTTCCCCCATCGGTTGAATATTCGATGCGAAGTAATTCAACCCCAAGGTATATCCAGGTTATCTCAAAAGAGGAACCTGCTATCAATTTTTCGCCACCGTTTGGTTCTGTAAGGCTGACAAAAGGCGGAGAGATGATATATTCGCCGTTGCTCGTATCGGTAAGCTGGTGGTTGCCGGTTTCAGTCAGCCGCACCCGGCAATGAAACGACTGCATGGATGGAGCAGACCAGGTATATGATCTTTTTGAAGCATCGACAAAATCGGAGATGAGATTCCAGTTTTTTCCACTATCTGCCGAATACTCGATCCTCAGATTGTTTATATCCCTTCCCATCCAGGTGATTTCATGAACACTGCCCGACTCCCATATCTCGCCGCCGTTCGGTGAGGTTATGGTAACAAAAGGACCGCACTCAAAGAAAAAGCTTGAAATTCCGCCGTTTTCAGTGCCAAACCATTTCAGATTATCACGATCTACCGCGATCCTGGTAATAGTGTTGCCTCCCAATCCACTGTTTTGTGTTGAATAGTTTTTCCATACCGAGCTGTCGAATCTGACCACTCCTCCCGGATATCCGAACCATTTCACCCCGGCTTTATCGACTGCCACAGCCCTTACCGGCTGACCTTTCAAAAGATCGAATGAAGTCCATTTTTCCCCATCGTAACTTCCCACGCCTGCGGATGTGGAGAACCATTTGGTTCCATCGAGGTCTACGGCAATTCCATATACATATTTCCCCGGGAGACCTTCGCCCGAATAATGAATCCAGGTTCCGCCAACATAATGCGAGACTCCGCCCATTCCGCTTTTATATCCAAGCCATATGGAATTATCGAGGTCAACTGCAAGGATCTCAGCGTCTGTGCCGGTTGAATATGTTTTCCAGTTCGTACCGTCAAAGCTTGCTGATCCTCCCCCCCATGTAGTAATCCAAAGGGTGT
This genomic interval from Candidatus Latescibacter sp. contains the following:
- a CDS encoding two-component regulator propeller domain-containing protein — encoded protein: MKRILWLLLLFISPTMSADAAPFGPAVLKINGPAIIPYTFDGKNLSVPVTVTGTPANVTFLVFTRGKAAAIKNTRNGYLGWHYVNGIDTCIYVSTPYQFSPGSTSITWNGKDKAGGTAPPGEYTYYLWGFDNISPKVKMTQFLRPEPWSFRTILEKDAKGIALARPVLYMSDQNRGTAVTAFKHTLKKWVVGNDPEDAALVETCNDMGWTDVGGLAFLPTDQTKFFHCWLKGDTKTKVVRAWTWVPNSTAVLRTDWGANGEYTYTVASPAGWDFGPGVVSDGKDYLFCVNADMSNTGKESQLIYLNVNNGTEIKRLDLSPWWVNLTEGTSQVGGQYTGGPFTLQFRKNVLFGGSHQSCVNQVIDPYYQSADDAILWVNRNGDYVGDHNFETTSKKPWVCNDYNVGPYKYSLSPDDNLFSIFPCFDLGAQSFGLYAPDGTGIGYKSYGGDMAGQKYGTDIIDYGSPYDGIYTTQNGVLGSDGRSYTIPAGFWFVAEDSFKGIISTSGSYIWVSSPAGGEVWGTASVHTITWIAKDVKTVKIEYSTDTGVSWKTLVDNVDATLGSYSWTPAGIQSSACLVRITSTADSKIQGTSYGAFTITPPTLKVISPNGGEVWEAKIQQKITWSSFGVDAVKIEYSTDKGSTWNLIVASTPTSTGSYTWIAPDKVSSDCLVRISDASNPSLTDMSDGTFKLMASFIQVISPNGGEVWESGNDHPITWNSSKGVLNVVIEFSSDGGSSWSVIISSVNSSAGSVNWKIPRLSSTKCMIRISDALNSAFFDVSDITFSIIPSTALWTTYLAGDGIGSNYIWTVTDDPRGGIWIGTGQAWSGSGGVSYYNGISWINYTTKNSGIASDNIYAIAVDKNGIVWIGNTWNGLSKFDGKTWINYTKDNSPLPDNDIRDLIVDHNNVLWITTWHGGVASLNGTIWKTYGAVPHGEILGIDRDNSLWVGYNFAEGGVSHFDGITWNRYHKSDGLAGDYVLGIAIDSDGKKWFSTSGGITTFDGTKWTTYDFLKGQNVQSVAIDRMGVKWFGYSGGAASFDGVEWKSYNASNSELNNNVWRIAVDLDNVKWFGTRGGGVTSFSYQTGPFVTVVSPNGGELWEAGSAQEIAWVSKDVSRLKIEYSTDAGLNWKLLADNVDASLKSYIWTTPQIQSFHCLVRLVDTSNYKVTDTGNNEFTISPPFVKVTAPNGGEKWATGTSHAVTWVSVGVKTVRIEYSTDSGKTWKTVTDTVDAANGSWPWTIPATESAACLVKVTDPSTPARTDTGDGVFTILRPYITVTAPNGGEVWSAGKNNTVTWVADGVENVKVEYSVDGGVSWNSITKSIAASSGAFTFNPLNVQSTQCLVRVSDQASGAVSDKSDAVFTITSIVSSVGETIPREFAVFQNTPNPFNPRTTIIFTLPQAGQVAVNVYNLTGQRVDSILDGRLSAGRHMVSWNAARFSAGIYFCLVRTEKEEKTIKMLLLK